The following coding sequences lie in one Psychrilyobacter atlanticus DSM 19335 genomic window:
- a CDS encoding pimeloyl-ACP methyl esterase BioG family protein: MKLILFFNGWGVPKEIFKFLARDDFEVRIIDLEEKVDLEDLKKYEEIDVIAWSFGVYNASKQLGDLKDITLNKVVAINGSTNAIHRRYGISPIIFDRTLKNLDMNTYLEFMKNTGLDILEVEDEEVITKYKDILAEFGENYREIPSIFKYSLISTKDRIFSSRSLMNYYKGMKYKLIEEEHYPFDRWNSWGEILDEF; the protein is encoded by the coding sequence ATGAAGTTAATATTATTTTTTAATGGATGGGGAGTTCCGAAAGAGATCTTTAAATTTTTAGCACGAGATGATTTTGAAGTCAGGATTATAGATTTGGAAGAAAAAGTAGATTTAGAGGATCTAAAAAAATATGAGGAGATAGATGTTATTGCCTGGTCATTTGGGGTATATAATGCTTCAAAACAATTGGGAGATCTAAAAGATATAACTTTAAATAAAGTAGTCGCAATAAATGGGAGTACAAATGCAATCCATAGAAGGTATGGAATTTCTCCTATAATATTTGATCGAACTCTAAAAAATTTAGATATGAATACATATTTAGAATTTATGAAAAATACTGGTTTGGATATCTTAGAGGTTGAAGATGAAGAAGTTATAACAAAATACAAGGATATATTAGCTGAATTTGGTGAAAATTACCGGGAGATTCCATCGATATTCAAATATTCATTGATCTCTACCAAGGACAGAATTTTTTCCTCTAGAAGCTTGATGAATTACTATAAAGGAATGAAATACAAACTTATCGAGGAAGAGCATTACCCCTTTGATAGGTGGAATAGCTGGGGAGAGATATTGGATGAATTTTGA
- a CDS encoding aminotransferase class I/II-fold pyridoxal phosphate-dependent enzyme, whose translation MFYKELEKELEELKKQSNYRELKVIEDSYILDFSSNDYLNLNLDKSFKKNFTDNLVHNDISFGSCGSRLLGGNYREIRDFEDEIDEVFQKKSLVFGSGYDANTTVIETFYSKGDIIFTDRYNHASIYDGLINSGVKIVRYKHLDYIDLEKKLEKYRDTCKKSLIITESIYSMDGDIVDLDRVVSLKKRYDSQLYLDEAHSYGVLSYGLAYTKSLVKDVDFIMLGLGKGGSSNGGILILDDIARSYIINKGRKFIYTTAPSPIQTNWNRYVFKNMPSLEDKRKKLNLLKESFYKKLKEKNIETISTEQIISIVIGDNKRCIDISQTLRKEGYLVYPIKEPTVPKGTARIRLTLTADMEVDKLEKFVDKLSHELY comes from the coding sequence ATGTTTTATAAGGAGCTTGAGAAAGAACTAGAGGAACTAAAAAAACAATCTAATTATAGGGAATTAAAGGTTATTGAGGACAGTTATATTTTAGATTTTTCCTCCAATGATTACCTGAATTTAAATTTGGATAAAAGTTTCAAGAAAAATTTTACAGATAATCTAGTTCACAATGATATTTCATTTGGAAGTTGTGGTTCTAGACTTTTAGGGGGAAACTATAGGGAAATTAGGGATTTTGAAGATGAGATAGATGAAGTCTTTCAGAAAAAATCTTTAGTTTTTGGAAGTGGATATGACGCCAACACTACAGTTATAGAGACCTTTTATTCTAAAGGAGATATAATTTTTACCGATAGGTATAATCATGCCAGCATCTATGATGGCCTTATAAATTCCGGAGTTAAGATAGTGAGATATAAACATTTAGACTATATAGACCTAGAGAAAAAATTAGAAAAATATAGGGACACCTGTAAAAAATCTCTAATTATAACAGAGAGTATCTACAGTATGGATGGAGATATAGTCGATTTAGATAGGGTAGTTTCATTAAAAAAAAGGTATGATTCACAGCTTTATCTGGATGAAGCACATTCGTATGGTGTTTTAAGTTATGGATTAGCTTATACCAAATCTTTGGTGAAAGATGTAGATTTTATCATGTTGGGCTTGGGAAAGGGTGGTTCTAGTAACGGTGGGATACTGATATTAGATGATATTGCAAGATCATATATAATAAACAAGGGAAGAAAATTTATCTATACAACAGCTCCATCTCCTATTCAGACCAACTGGAACAGGTATGTATTTAAAAATATGCCATCTTTAGAGGATAAAAGGAAAAAATTAAATTTATTGAAAGAATCATTTTATAAAAAATTAAAGGAAAAAAATATAGAAACTATAAGTACAGAGCAGATCATAAGTATAGTTATTGGAGATAATAAAAGGTGTATAGATATATCTCAAACTTTGAGAAAAGAGGGGTATCTTGTCTACCCGATTAAGGAACCTACAGTTCCAAAGGGAACAGCCAGGATAAGACTTACACTAACAGCAGATATGGAAGTAGATAAACTAGAAAAGTTTGTAGATAAACTCAGCCATGAATTATACTAA
- the bioA gene encoding adenosylmethionine--8-amino-7-oxononanoate transaminase, whose amino-acid sequence MENIWFPYTQMKTMSTPIQIEKGEGVYLYTKEGDKLIDTVSSWWCAIHGYNNIEINNAIKDQVDKMSHIMLGGLVHEPVMDFSKKVASILPGDLNHCFFSDSGSVGVEVALKMAVQYFSNVGKRKAKFISFTDSYHGDTWKAMEVGDDPDYHKAFKGESIPQNFYVEPGNIKQLEEILKKHSEQIAGFIVEPILQGAGGFKIHSREYLKNARKLCDKYDVLFIFDEVATGFGRTGDLFVASEDLVPDIIVLGKALTGGYLGHSVTVATDEIYNRFYSDSPEDAFMHGPTFMGNPLACAAGLKSIEIFEREDYLSKIKKIESILMKLNEIDHPLIKEVRVIGGCGCVEVTDNKILKGFKDYCFSKGIWNRTFLDFAYIMPPYIISTDELNYVVETFKTWFEQEQKDVL is encoded by the coding sequence TTGGAAAATATTTGGTTCCCATATACACAGATGAAGACTATGAGTACACCTATCCAAATAGAAAAGGGGGAAGGGGTATATTTATATACTAAAGAGGGAGATAAATTAATAGATACCGTTTCTTCTTGGTGGTGTGCAATTCATGGATATAATAATATAGAGATAAATAATGCTATAAAAGATCAAGTGGACAAGATGTCCCATATCATGTTGGGAGGGCTGGTACATGAGCCTGTTATGGATTTTAGTAAGAAAGTAGCGAGTATCCTTCCAGGAGACTTAAATCATTGTTTTTTTTCCGACAGTGGATCTGTAGGGGTTGAAGTAGCTTTAAAGATGGCAGTTCAATATTTTAGTAATGTGGGTAAAAGAAAGGCAAAATTTATATCTTTTACAGATTCATATCATGGAGATACATGGAAAGCTATGGAAGTAGGAGATGATCCGGATTATCATAAGGCCTTTAAGGGAGAAAGTATCCCACAAAACTTTTATGTGGAGCCAGGGAATATAAAGCAATTAGAAGAAATATTGAAAAAACATTCTGAACAGATAGCAGGATTTATAGTGGAACCAATTTTACAGGGAGCAGGAGGATTTAAGATCCATTCGAGGGAGTACCTGAAAAATGCCCGTAAACTCTGTGATAAATATGATGTACTATTTATATTTGATGAGGTAGCCACAGGATTTGGCCGGACAGGAGATCTGTTTGTTGCTTCTGAAGATTTGGTTCCAGATATTATAGTCTTAGGAAAAGCTCTAACTGGTGGATACTTAGGTCATTCTGTGACAGTGGCTACAGATGAGATCTATAATAGATTTTATTCTGATTCTCCAGAAGATGCCTTTATGCATGGGCCTACATTTATGGGGAATCCTCTTGCCTGTGCAGCAGGATTAAAATCAATTGAAATATTTGAGAGGGAAGACTATCTGTCTAAGATAAAAAAGATAGAATCGATTCTTATGAAGTTAAACGAAATAGATCATCCTCTTATAAAGGAAGTCAGAGTAATCGGTGGGTGTGGATGTGTAGAGGTAACAGATAACAAAATTCTAAAGGGATTTAAGGATTATTGTTTTTCAAAAGGGATATGGAATAGAACATTTTTGGACTTTGCATATATCATGCCACCTTATATAATATCTACAGATGAACTAAATTATGTAGTTGAAACCTTTAAAACTTGGTTTGAGCAGGAACAGAAAGATGTTTTATAA
- a CDS encoding DMT family transporter: MEIRYLGEIMALVAALGMAGGSISFEVAGKKVGSLTVNIVRLIQGMIFLSITSLYMRGLPLPTDASLKEYTFLGISGFIGMFLGDLFMFESFVLLGARITTLIMTTVPVVTALTAWILLGETLSFQEGIAVLLTIGGIFLVMFYGNGKGEKKEKFPIKGILCAIGGVLGQSLGMVFSKIGLESYDPIAATQIRIIVATIAFIILISMRGKWGEVKEGMKDKKALKWLVVGSFFGPFIGVTAMLIALKNASAGIVSTLSSTSPILVIPFCILIFKERVKPVEILGAVISVGGASLFFI; this comes from the coding sequence ATGGAAATTAGGTATTTAGGGGAAATAATGGCGTTAGTAGCAGCACTTGGAATGGCAGGAGGATCGATTTCCTTTGAAGTAGCAGGGAAAAAAGTAGGTTCCCTTACGGTAAATATTGTGAGACTTATACAGGGGATGATTTTTTTAAGTATTACTTCTCTATACATGAGGGGCTTGCCCTTACCAACAGATGCCAGTTTAAAAGAATATACATTTTTAGGGATATCTGGTTTCATAGGGATGTTTTTAGGTGATCTATTTATGTTTGAATCCTTTGTTCTGTTAGGAGCACGTATAACTACCTTGATAATGACTACGGTTCCTGTAGTAACTGCACTTACAGCATGGATTTTACTTGGGGAAACATTGAGTTTTCAAGAGGGAATAGCTGTGCTACTTACCATAGGCGGGATATTTTTGGTGATGTTTTATGGGAATGGAAAGGGAGAGAAAAAAGAAAAATTCCCAATAAAGGGTATTCTCTGTGCCATAGGTGGAGTTTTAGGGCAGTCTTTGGGAATGGTCTTCAGTAAAATAGGTCTTGAATCCTATGATCCTATCGCTGCTACCCAGATCAGAATAATTGTAGCGACAATAGCCTTTATAATCCTTATATCCATGAGAGGAAAATGGGGAGAAGTAAAAGAAGGAATGAAAGATAAAAAAGCTCTTAAATGGTTAGTTGTAGGATCGTTTTTTGGCCCATTTATAGGAGTTACAGCGATGCTTATAGCGTTAAAAAATGCAAGTGCAGGAATAGTTTCTACACTTTCGTCTACAAGTCCAATACTGGTAATACCATTTTGTATATTGATATTCAAGGAAAGGGTGAAACCTGTAGAAATTTTAGGAGCTGTTATATCTGTAGGAGGAGCGTCACTTTTCTTTATTTAG
- a CDS encoding MBL fold metallo-hydrolase yields the protein MKLKVLVDNNTYIDQYYCGEPAVSYYIEDEDTSLLLDVGYSDLFLKNATALGINLENISTIVISHGHDDHTRGLKYYFGENHKKNISVIAHPDAFNEKEINGLKICSPILVEELKEKCNLILSKQPIKVSKNIIFLGEIPQMNNFENRKAIGTQTIDGDSVDDYVMDDSALAYKNENGIYIITGCSHSGICNIIEYAKKVCKDDRVLGVIGGFHLFEVNEQINKTIDYLVENDLKELYPSHCTSFSVRAEINKTLPVKEVGVGLEITW from the coding sequence GTGAAATTAAAAGTTTTAGTCGATAATAACACTTATATTGACCAATATTATTGTGGTGAACCTGCTGTTTCGTATTATATTGAAGATGAGGATACTAGTTTACTGTTAGATGTAGGATATTCTGATTTATTTTTAAAAAATGCAACTGCACTAGGTATAAATTTAGAAAATATAAGCACTATTGTTATTTCACATGGTCACGATGACCATACAAGAGGGTTAAAATACTATTTTGGAGAAAATCATAAAAAAAATATTTCTGTTATTGCTCATCCAGATGCATTTAATGAAAAAGAAATTAATGGTTTAAAAATTTGTTCTCCTATTTTAGTAGAGGAGTTGAAAGAAAAATGTAATTTGATTCTTTCAAAACAACCTATTAAAGTTAGTAAAAATATAATATTTCTAGGAGAAATACCTCAAATGAATAATTTTGAAAATCGAAAAGCTATTGGCACACAAACTATTGATGGGGATTCAGTCGACGATTATGTAATGGATGATTCAGCCCTTGCATATAAAAATGAAAACGGTATTTATATTATTACAGGATGTTCACATAGTGGGATATGCAATATAATAGAATATGCAAAAAAAGTATGTAAAGATGATAGAGTATTGGGAGTTATAGGAGGATTTCATTTATTTGAAGTAAACGAACAGATCAATAAAACTATAGATTATCTAGTAGAAAATGATTTGAAAGAATTATATCCTTCACATTGTACTTCATTTTCTGTTAGAGCAGAAATAAATAAAACTTTGCCTGTAAAAGAAGTTGGAGTAGGTTTAGAAATAACTTGGTAA
- a CDS encoding SPFH domain-containing protein: MKIKYFPIYWVRQYQRGIVELFGKYRRFAEPGFHVQLPIFEITRIRDVREHTMDIAPQNVITKDNVEINVDGIVWARPLYPEKEIKKTFYNIDNWRNAVMKLAQTNLRQEFGKLTLDESLTARGKIAMDMQVSLDKLAEEWGITVTKVEIKVIDPPADIKAAMHKQKTAEQERRAMRLLATGRFEAAEQDKLALIQIAEGRREAKIKVAEGQAQAIKLVNEAARQYFVGNAKDLKRLEVVEESLKDNSKIILTKEGINPNIILGDIPLHERKKEEGVPSKGDTKNLSEEILKRYDV; encoded by the coding sequence ATGAAGATAAAATATTTCCCAATATACTGGGTCAGACAATATCAGAGAGGAATAGTGGAACTTTTTGGAAAATATCGGAGGTTTGCAGAGCCAGGATTTCACGTTCAACTTCCTATTTTTGAGATAACCAGGATCAGGGATGTGAGAGAACACACTATGGATATCGCTCCTCAAAATGTCATAACTAAGGATAATGTCGAGATAAATGTAGATGGAATAGTCTGGGCAAGACCTCTCTACCCTGAAAAAGAGATAAAGAAAACTTTTTATAATATCGACAATTGGAGAAACGCTGTGATGAAATTAGCCCAGACAAATCTCAGACAGGAATTTGGTAAATTGACTTTAGATGAAAGTTTGACAGCCAGAGGAAAGATAGCTATGGATATGCAGGTATCATTGGATAAATTAGCAGAAGAATGGGGAATAACTGTAACTAAGGTAGAAATAAAGGTCATCGATCCTCCAGCAGATATAAAGGCAGCCATGCACAAGCAAAAAACCGCTGAACAAGAGAGGCGAGCTATGCGTCTTTTGGCTACAGGTAGATTTGAAGCTGCGGAACAAGATAAATTGGCACTTATACAAATTGCTGAGGGTAGAAGGGAAGCTAAAATAAAAGTAGCTGAAGGTCAGGCTCAGGCTATAAAACTTGTCAATGAAGCAGCTAGGCAGTATTTTGTAGGAAATGCCAAAGATCTTAAGAGATTAGAAGTAGTAGAAGAATCTTTGAAAGATAACTCTAAAATCATCCTTACTAAGGAGGGAATAAATCCAAATATCATATTAGGAGATATCCCCCTCCATGAAAGAAAAAAAGAGGAAGGAGTCCCATCTAAAGGTGACACCAAAAATCTTTCAGAGGAAATACTAAAAAGATATGATGTATAA
- a CDS encoding polyprenyl synthetase family protein codes for MIYTKELAGIEENIEILMESIEDEFTKKETKRLISSGGKRLRPLFLILAAKAGTINKKCYEAAASLELLHTSSLIHDDIIDHGEMRRSRETTVNIYGREKAVSVGGILSFFAMDKIISLGSEKASAAMIDTLETLCLGELKQLDERYNFEIDYCDYITRISGKTASLFALSCIMGGILSGVTEDMIKKLYNIGFNIGCSFQILDDILDITGLEKETGKVCGQDIQGGIITLPYLLLMGKDSAFKKKILSVTYKSQKPEFDELTSEVRKSSALEETYGVSNLFLDKALEVLSSLDSPEVEEKFTYIIKKLYRM; via the coding sequence TTGATATATACAAAAGAATTGGCAGGGATAGAGGAAAATATTGAGATTCTAATGGAATCCATAGAGGATGAATTCACCAAAAAAGAGACTAAGAGGCTTATAAGCTCAGGTGGTAAACGATTGAGACCTCTTTTTCTGATCTTAGCTGCTAAGGCTGGAACAATCAATAAAAAGTGCTATGAAGCAGCGGCTTCTTTGGAACTCCTTCATACTTCGTCTCTAATTCACGATGATATAATTGATCATGGAGAAATGAGGAGGAGCCGAGAAACTACGGTGAATATTTATGGAAGAGAAAAGGCTGTTTCTGTAGGGGGTATCCTTTCTTTTTTTGCCATGGATAAAATTATCTCTTTAGGCAGTGAAAAAGCTTCAGCTGCTATGATAGATACCTTAGAAACTCTTTGTTTAGGAGAACTAAAACAATTGGATGAAAGATATAATTTTGAAATAGATTATTGTGATTATATAACCAGAATCTCTGGAAAAACAGCTTCTCTTTTTGCTCTCTCATGTATCATGGGAGGTATTCTATCTGGAGTAACCGAGGACATGATAAAGAAACTCTACAATATTGGTTTTAATATAGGATGTAGTTTTCAAATTTTAGATGACATCTTGGATATAACTGGTTTAGAAAAAGAAACCGGGAAGGTATGTGGTCAAGATATACAGGGAGGAATAATTACTCTTCCTTATCTGCTCTTAATGGGAAAAGATTCTGCTTTTAAGAAGAAAATCCTTTCAGTGACCTACAAATCCCAAAAACCTGAGTTTGATGAACTGACAAGTGAAGTTAGAAAAAGTTCTGCTTTAGAGGAAACCTATGGTGTGAGTAACTTATTTTTAGATAAGGCTTTAGAGGTTCTTTCTAGCTTGGACTCTCCTGAAGTGGAAGAAAAATTTACATATATCATAAAAAAGCTATATAGGATGTAA
- a CDS encoding demethylmenaquinone methyltransferase: MAIERDKERRAHNVFQNISSCYDFMNDIITLGIHRLWKKDLIKNIPMKSERVLDVCCGTGDIAIGMGNKLKTSQIKALDFSDKMLQVARKRMMAEQLKNIEFIQGSALSLPFKDSSFDTVTISFGIRNTSDYGKVLREINRVLTPGGIFFCMEASYPEPFLLRKILKAYCKFLVPIMGKFLARSYGEYRWLDESVEAFIPKEELTGLIEEAGFTDINLKTYLFGSCTLHFGIKGGKDDH, encoded by the coding sequence ATGGCGATTGAAAGGGATAAGGAGAGGAGAGCTCATAATGTATTTCAAAATATTTCATCTTGCTATGATTTTATGAATGATATTATTACCCTTGGAATACATAGACTATGGAAAAAAGATCTTATTAAAAATATCCCGATGAAAAGTGAAAGGGTATTGGATGTATGCTGTGGTACGGGAGATATAGCTATTGGAATGGGGAATAAATTAAAGACTTCCCAGATAAAAGCCCTTGATTTTAGTGATAAAATGCTTCAAGTTGCCAGAAAAAGAATGATGGCAGAACAACTAAAAAATATAGAGTTTATTCAGGGGAGTGCACTTTCTCTCCCTTTTAAAGACAGCAGCTTTGATACTGTTACTATTTCATTTGGAATTAGAAATACATCTGATTATGGAAAGGTTCTCAGGGAGATAAATCGTGTTTTGACCCCTGGAGGGATATTTTTTTGTATGGAGGCTTCCTATCCAGAGCCATTTCTACTCAGGAAAATTCTGAAAGCTTACTGTAAGTTTTTAGTTCCCATTATGGGGAAGTTTTTAGCAAGGTCCTATGGAGAATATCGTTGGTTAGATGAATCTGTGGAGGCTTTTATACCCAAAGAAGAACTCACAGGACTTATAGAGGAAGCAGGATTTACCGATATAAATCTTAAAACCTACCTTTTTGGGAGCTGTACTCTGCATTTTGGAATTAAAGGAGGAAAAGATGATCACTAA
- a CDS encoding prenyltransferase, giving the protein MTKKQLFAILDPKTWSASVIPVLVGTLYSTYRFENFRFDLFIAMLLSAVGAQCFANVINDYSDYVSGLDTIDTVHDREGSILVFDGIPLIQVKKLMVYLVLCTLIPAFYLLLHGGIVVAIIGGIGFLVAYFYSAGPLPISKTFLGELFSGITMGGLITWLAYYVQSGYIDKNIILISIPLIIYIGSILLTNGLCDIEKDRATRVTIPIIMGRERSIDILKFSYIMMYIFVFLSVILKILPISMFLIFLSVPLIRKKLKFITVENISLKSRSNIMGNSVLSGIIFYLFYIIIILGEILRSEFL; this is encoded by the coding sequence ATGACTAAAAAACAACTATTTGCCATCCTCGATCCAAAAACTTGGTCGGCATCTGTTATTCCGGTACTTGTGGGAACCCTTTATTCAACATATCGATTTGAAAACTTTAGATTCGATCTATTTATAGCCATGTTACTTTCAGCAGTAGGAGCACAATGTTTTGCAAATGTAATCAATGATTATTCCGATTATGTGAGTGGTTTAGATACTATAGATACAGTACATGACAGAGAGGGAAGCATTTTGGTTTTTGATGGCATTCCCCTTATTCAAGTAAAAAAATTGATGGTCTATCTGGTACTATGTACATTAATTCCAGCATTCTATCTTCTACTTCATGGAGGAATTGTGGTTGCTATTATTGGGGGAATAGGGTTTTTAGTAGCATATTTTTACTCTGCAGGGCCGCTACCTATATCTAAAACATTTTTAGGGGAGTTATTCTCGGGAATTACCATGGGTGGACTTATAACCTGGTTAGCGTACTATGTTCAGAGTGGTTATATAGATAAAAATATTATATTAATTTCAATACCACTGATAATCTACATAGGTTCTATCCTCCTTACAAATGGTCTTTGTGATATAGAAAAAGATCGAGCGACTAGGGTTACAATTCCAATTATTATGGGAAGAGAGAGATCTATAGACATCTTAAAGTTCTCCTATATAATGATGTATATTTTTGTGTTTTTAAGTGTTATTCTTAAAATTTTACCTATCTCAATGTTTTTAATTTTTTTATCGGTTCCATTAATTAGGAAAAAACTTAAGTTTATCACAGTCGAAAATATATCTTTAAAAAGTAGATCTAATATTATGGGGAATTCAGTTTTATCAGGGATTATTTTTTACCTCTTCTATATAATAATTATTTTAGGAGAAATTTTAAGGAGTGAGTTTTTATAA
- a CDS encoding DeoR/GlpR family DNA-binding transcription regulator, whose protein sequence is MFAQERRLEILKILMDKTKVRVKELSLTFDVSEVIIRKDLKLLEEEGKLERTHGGAILKKEIPTDISLNHRKVTNLGGKKKITNKLYKIIEEGEIIFLDSSSTNLMLAEKLAESPKKITVVTNMLGIMKCLDGIDKIELIGIGGTYHSILGTFLGGLALDSVRKINTQKLFLGGAGIDVQKGNISIFDSNEVTLKKAMIQMASKVYFVCEKDKLYSYGIYNFGTIDDLDVIVVDEKPEKQFEEKLRENGVEII, encoded by the coding sequence ATGTTTGCCCAAGAGAGAAGACTAGAAATATTAAAGATTCTTATGGATAAAACTAAGGTAAGGGTAAAAGAATTAAGTCTTACCTTCGATGTAAGCGAAGTAATCATACGAAAGGATTTGAAACTTTTAGAGGAAGAGGGAAAATTAGAAAGAACCCATGGAGGAGCTATATTAAAAAAAGAGATCCCTACAGACATCTCCCTTAACCATAGAAAAGTCACTAATTTAGGAGGAAAAAAAAAGATAACCAATAAACTCTATAAAATTATAGAGGAAGGTGAGATAATATTTTTAGATTCTTCCAGTACAAATCTTATGCTCGCTGAAAAATTAGCTGAATCACCTAAAAAAATAACTGTAGTAACTAACATGTTAGGCATCATGAAATGTTTGGATGGGATAGATAAGATTGAGCTTATCGGCATTGGTGGCACTTATCATAGTATTCTAGGAACATTTCTGGGAGGACTGGCTTTAGACTCTGTCCGTAAAATAAATACACAAAAACTTTTTTTAGGAGGAGCAGGAATAGATGTTCAAAAGGGAAATATTAGTATCTTTGATTCCAATGAAGTAACTTTAAAAAAAGCCATGATTCAAATGGCATCAAAGGTCTATTTTGTATGTGAAAAAGATAAATTATATTCCTATGGAATATATAACTTTGGGACCATAGATGATCTGGACGTTATAGTTGTAGATGAAAAACCTGAAAAACAATTCGAGGAGAAATTAAGGGAAAATGGTGTGGAAATTATTTAA
- a CDS encoding sensor domain-containing diguanylate cyclase: MNIEELKKSENFLEVLMDNLESNVMVVNQDIKVESVNPFLKNMLHKDLNQIEGKKCGNALGCRHAVEEGKNCGETTFCNTCNLRKTIISTLADRSNHSGNVLSREFYMNGEKVKKYFLYSCKHVKFNSDDMALLIMNDVTELEENRRKMEKMALTDDLTGLFNRRYIFDFLADKDTQDKGFSIIMGDVDHFKKINDSYGHPFGDVVLKKVADIIKDVIGKKGVAARFGGEEFLIVLPNIISKDAYFYAEELRKKIETLKINDFSSGTTISLGVAEYLKGQDISEVIKAADKLLYLAKESGRNITKVK, encoded by the coding sequence TTGAATATCGAAGAATTAAAAAAATCTGAAAATTTTCTTGAAGTTCTCATGGATAATCTAGAGAGCAATGTAATGGTAGTAAATCAGGATATAAAGGTAGAATCCGTAAATCCTTTTCTTAAAAATATGCTCCATAAAGATCTAAATCAGATAGAGGGAAAAAAATGTGGAAATGCCCTTGGGTGCCGTCATGCCGTCGAAGAAGGGAAGAATTGCGGTGAAACTACTTTCTGTAATACCTGTAATCTCAGAAAAACCATCATCTCAACCCTTGCTGACAGATCCAACCACTCGGGAAATGTTCTTTCCAGAGAATTTTATATGAATGGCGAAAAGGTAAAAAAATATTTTCTCTATTCCTGTAAACACGTTAAATTTAATAGTGACGATATGGCTCTTCTCATCATGAATGATGTAACTGAATTAGAAGAAAATAGAAGAAAGATGGAAAAAATGGCCTTGACCGATGATCTCACAGGACTTTTCAACAGAAGATATATCTTTGATTTTCTAGCAGACAAAGATACCCAGGATAAAGGATTTTCCATCATCATGGGAGATGTCGATCACTTTAAAAAAATAAATGATAGTTATGGCCATCCTTTTGGGGATGTTGTATTAAAAAAAGTTGCTGATATAATAAAAGATGTTATTGGGAAAAAAGGGGTAGCCGCTCGATTTGGAGGAGAAGAATTCCTTATAGTTCTGCCTAATATTATATCCAAAGATGCTTATTTTTATGCTGAAGAATTAAGAAAAAAAATAGAAACTCTCAAAATAAATGATTTTTCATCAGGAACTACCATTAGTTTAGGAGTCGCAGAATATCTCAAGGGTCAGGATATAAGTGAAGTTATCAAAGCTGCCGATAAACTCCTCTATCTCGCTAAAGAATCCGGGAGAAATATAACTAAAGTTAAATAA